In one Nicotiana tomentosiformis chromosome 6, ASM39032v3, whole genome shotgun sequence genomic region, the following are encoded:
- the LOC104110267 gene encoding uncharacterized protein isoform X5 — MEAEKRVASSKKAENYRDKKMTRKEILEKKRKVQEITKAAVSKKDPLSSFPSFHHYNTKDLSVYLDSGRGDNLSSSVKQYIQNLLKVNMEPAYGTEWPEEEKVKRRQMVSSEARYIFVYETVNADANIMFKLSKKGRSNADGTDDKGHLVAFVHYRFTIEEEIPVLYVYELQLEHRVQGKGLGKFLMLLIELIAQKSKMSAVVLTVQKANMTAMNFYRNKLRYLISIMSPSQMGLQSNYEILCKSFNYEAKAVLEVCAT, encoded by the exons ATGGAAGCGGAGAAGAGGGTTGCGTCAAGCAAGAAAGCCGAAAATTACAGAGACAAGAAGATGACGAGGAAAGAG ATACTGGAAAAGAAGAGGAAAGTGCAAGAGATAACCAAAGCTGCTGTTTCTAAGAAAGACCCTCTTTCTTCATTTCCATCTTTTCACCATTACAACACAAAGG ATTTGTCTGTGTACTTGGACTCTGGACGCGGAGATAACCTCTCTTCTTCAGTAAAGCAGTATATTCAAAACCTTCTCAAG GTGAATATGGAGCCGGCATATGGAACAGAATGGCCTGAAGAAGAGAAAGTAAAGCGCAGGCAGATGGTTTCTTCTGAAGCTCGTTATATATTTGTCTATGAGACCGTAAATGCGGATGCCAACATTATGTTCAAATTATCAAAGAAAGGAAGGAGTAACGCAGACGGTACAGATGATAAGGGTCATCTTGTGGCTTTTGTACATTATCGCTTCACCATCGAGGAAGAAATTCCTGTTCTTTATGTGTATGAATTACAGCTTGAGCACCGTGTTCAGGGGAAGGGGCTGGGAAAGTTCTTAATGCTGCTAATTGAGCTGATTGCTCAGAAG AGCAAAATGAGTGCCGTGGTGCTAACTGTTCAGAAAGCAAACATGACGGCAATGAACTTTTATAGGAATAAGCTAAG GTACCTGATATCTATCATGTCACCTTCACAG ATGGGGCTACAGTCCAATTATGAGATTCTTTGCAAGTCATTTAATTATGAAGCTAAAGCTGTACTAGAG GTTTGCGCCACTTGA
- the LOC104110267 gene encoding uncharacterized protein isoform X4: protein MEAEKRVASSKKAENYRDKKMTRKEILEKKRKVQEITKAAVSKKDPLSSFPSFHHYNTKDLSVYLDSGRGDNLSSSVKQYIQNLLKVNMEPAYGTEWPEEEKVKRRQMVSSEARYIFVYETVNADANIMFKLSKKGRSNADGTDDKGHLVAFVHYRFTIEEEIPVLYVYELQLEHRVQGKGLGKFLMLLIELIAQKSKMSAVVLTVQKANMTAMNFYRNKLRYLISIMSPSQMGLQSNYEILCKSFNYEAKAVLEEYYAKIF from the exons ATGGAAGCGGAGAAGAGGGTTGCGTCAAGCAAGAAAGCCGAAAATTACAGAGACAAGAAGATGACGAGGAAAGAG ATACTGGAAAAGAAGAGGAAAGTGCAAGAGATAACCAAAGCTGCTGTTTCTAAGAAAGACCCTCTTTCTTCATTTCCATCTTTTCACCATTACAACACAAAGG ATTTGTCTGTGTACTTGGACTCTGGACGCGGAGATAACCTCTCTTCTTCAGTAAAGCAGTATATTCAAAACCTTCTCAAG GTGAATATGGAGCCGGCATATGGAACAGAATGGCCTGAAGAAGAGAAAGTAAAGCGCAGGCAGATGGTTTCTTCTGAAGCTCGTTATATATTTGTCTATGAGACCGTAAATGCGGATGCCAACATTATGTTCAAATTATCAAAGAAAGGAAGGAGTAACGCAGACGGTACAGATGATAAGGGTCATCTTGTGGCTTTTGTACATTATCGCTTCACCATCGAGGAAGAAATTCCTGTTCTTTATGTGTATGAATTACAGCTTGAGCACCGTGTTCAGGGGAAGGGGCTGGGAAAGTTCTTAATGCTGCTAATTGAGCTGATTGCTCAGAAG AGCAAAATGAGTGCCGTGGTGCTAACTGTTCAGAAAGCAAACATGACGGCAATGAACTTTTATAGGAATAAGCTAAG GTACCTGATATCTATCATGTCACCTTCACAG ATGGGGCTACAGTCCAATTATGAGATTCTTTGCAAGTCATTTAATTATGAAGCTAAAGCTGTACTAGAG GAGTATTATGCCAAAATTTTCTAA
- the LOC104110266 gene encoding small ribosomal subunit protein eS1-like, which translates to MAVGKNKRISKGKKGGKKKAADPYAKKDWYDIKAPSVFDIKNVGKTLVTRTQGTKIASEGLKHRVFEVSLADLQKDEDQSFRKIRLRAEDVQGKNVLTNFWGMDFTTDKLRSLVKKWQTLIEAHVDVKTTDSYTLRMFCIAFTKKRPNQQKRTCYAQSSQIRQIRRKMVEIMRNQASSCDLKELVAKFIPESIGREIEKATSSIFPLQNVYIRKVKILKAPKFDIGKLMEVHGDYSEDVGVKLDRPADETVEAEPEIPGA; encoded by the exons ATGGCTGTCGG TAAGAACAAGAGGATTTCAAAGGGAAAGAAAGGAGGAAAGAAGAAGGC GGCGGATCCTTACGCAAAGAAGGACTGGTATGACATAAAGGCACCATCAGTATTTGATATCAAGAACGTTGGCAAGACCCTGGTCACTAGGACTCAGGGTACTAAG ATTGCTTCGGAAGGACTAAAACACAGAGTATTTGAAGTCAGTTTGGCTGATCTTCAGAAGGATGAGGATCAATCTTTCAGGAAGATTCGCTTGAGGGCAGAAGATGTGCAAGGGAAGAATGTCCTCACAAACTTCTGG GGAATGGATTTCACAACAGACAAGTTGAGGTCTCTGGTAAAGAAGTGGCAGACATTGATTGAGGCTCATGTGGATGTCAAGACTACAGATAGCTACACTCTCAGGATGTTCTGCATTGCTTTTACAAAGAAACGTCCAAACCAGCAGAAGCGGACATGTTATGCTCAGAGCAGCCAGATCCGTCAG ATCCGTCGGAAAATGGTTGAGATCATGAGAAACCAAGCAAGTTCCTGTGACCTGAAGGAGTTGGTCGCAAAATTCATCCCCGAGTCAATTGGTAGAGAGATTGAGAAAGCGACTTCAAGCATCTTCCCACTGCAAAATGTTTATATTCGCAAAGTGAAGAtccttaaggccccaaaatttgaTATTGGCAAGCTGATGGAG GTTCATGGCGACTATTCAGAAGATGTTGGCGTGAAGTTGGATCGACCAGCTGATGAGACCGTTGAGGCAGAACCCGAGATTCCTGGAGCTTAG
- the LOC104110267 gene encoding uncharacterized protein isoform X6, whose amino-acid sequence MEAEKRVASSKKAENYRDKKMTRKEILEKKRKVQEITKAAVSKKDPLSSFPSFHHYNTKDLSVYLDSGRGDNLSSSVKQYIQNLLKVNMEPAYGTEWPEEEKVKRRQMVSSEARYIFVYETVNADANIMFKLSKKGRSNADGTDDKGHLVAFVHYRFTIEEEIPVLYVYELQLEHRVQGKGLGKFLMLLIELIAQKSKMSAVVLTVQKANMTAMNFYRNKLRYLISIMSPSQMGLQSNYEILCKSFNYEAKAVLEG is encoded by the exons ATGGAAGCGGAGAAGAGGGTTGCGTCAAGCAAGAAAGCCGAAAATTACAGAGACAAGAAGATGACGAGGAAAGAG ATACTGGAAAAGAAGAGGAAAGTGCAAGAGATAACCAAAGCTGCTGTTTCTAAGAAAGACCCTCTTTCTTCATTTCCATCTTTTCACCATTACAACACAAAGG ATTTGTCTGTGTACTTGGACTCTGGACGCGGAGATAACCTCTCTTCTTCAGTAAAGCAGTATATTCAAAACCTTCTCAAG GTGAATATGGAGCCGGCATATGGAACAGAATGGCCTGAAGAAGAGAAAGTAAAGCGCAGGCAGATGGTTTCTTCTGAAGCTCGTTATATATTTGTCTATGAGACCGTAAATGCGGATGCCAACATTATGTTCAAATTATCAAAGAAAGGAAGGAGTAACGCAGACGGTACAGATGATAAGGGTCATCTTGTGGCTTTTGTACATTATCGCTTCACCATCGAGGAAGAAATTCCTGTTCTTTATGTGTATGAATTACAGCTTGAGCACCGTGTTCAGGGGAAGGGGCTGGGAAAGTTCTTAATGCTGCTAATTGAGCTGATTGCTCAGAAG AGCAAAATGAGTGCCGTGGTGCTAACTGTTCAGAAAGCAAACATGACGGCAATGAACTTTTATAGGAATAAGCTAAG GTACCTGATATCTATCATGTCACCTTCACAG ATGGGGCTACAGTCCAATTATGAGATTCTTTGCAAGTCATTTAATTATGAAGCTAAAGCTGTACTAGAG GGGTGA
- the LOC104110267 gene encoding uncharacterized protein isoform X2 → MEAEKRVASSKKAENYRDKKMTRKEILEKKRKVQEITKAAVSKKDPLSSFPSFHHYNTKDLSVYLDSGRGDNLSSSVKQYIQNLLKVNMEPAYGTEWPEEEKVKRRQMVSSEARYIFVYETVNADANIMFKLSKKGRSNADGTDDKGHLVAFVHYRFTIEEEIPVLYVYELQLEHRVQGKGLGKFLMLLIELIAQKSKMSAVVLTVQKANMTAMNFYRNKLRYLISIMSPSQMGLQSNYEILCKSFNYEAKAVLEVCNPFFLVLNIKLSNKIDISYALKILQEFMHFTVSTCNA, encoded by the exons ATGGAAGCGGAGAAGAGGGTTGCGTCAAGCAAGAAAGCCGAAAATTACAGAGACAAGAAGATGACGAGGAAAGAG ATACTGGAAAAGAAGAGGAAAGTGCAAGAGATAACCAAAGCTGCTGTTTCTAAGAAAGACCCTCTTTCTTCATTTCCATCTTTTCACCATTACAACACAAAGG ATTTGTCTGTGTACTTGGACTCTGGACGCGGAGATAACCTCTCTTCTTCAGTAAAGCAGTATATTCAAAACCTTCTCAAG GTGAATATGGAGCCGGCATATGGAACAGAATGGCCTGAAGAAGAGAAAGTAAAGCGCAGGCAGATGGTTTCTTCTGAAGCTCGTTATATATTTGTCTATGAGACCGTAAATGCGGATGCCAACATTATGTTCAAATTATCAAAGAAAGGAAGGAGTAACGCAGACGGTACAGATGATAAGGGTCATCTTGTGGCTTTTGTACATTATCGCTTCACCATCGAGGAAGAAATTCCTGTTCTTTATGTGTATGAATTACAGCTTGAGCACCGTGTTCAGGGGAAGGGGCTGGGAAAGTTCTTAATGCTGCTAATTGAGCTGATTGCTCAGAAG AGCAAAATGAGTGCCGTGGTGCTAACTGTTCAGAAAGCAAACATGACGGCAATGAACTTTTATAGGAATAAGCTAAG GTACCTGATATCTATCATGTCACCTTCACAG ATGGGGCTACAGTCCAATTATGAGATTCTTTGCAAGTCATTTAATTATGAAGCTAAAGCTGTACTAGAGGTGTGCAATCCCTTTTTCCTTGTATTAAATATCAAACTCTCGAATAAGATTGACATCTCATATGCACTCAAAATTCTCCAAGAATTCATGCATTTTACTGTATCAACTTGTAATGCCTAA
- the LOC104110267 gene encoding uncharacterized protein isoform X1, producing MEAEKRVASSKKAENYRDKKMTRKEILEKKRKVQEITKAAVSKKDPLSSFPSFHHYNTKDLSVYLDSGRGDNLSSSVKQYIQNLLKVNMEPAYGTEWPEEEKVKRRQMVSSEARYIFVYETVNADANIMFKLSKKGRSNADGTDDKGHLVAFVHYRFTIEEEIPVLYVYELQLEHRVQGKGLGKFLMLLIELIAQKSKMSAVVLTVQKANMTAMNFYRNKLRYLISIMSPSQMGLQSNYEILCKSFNYEAKAVLEMKFLKWNKLQSMLWSRFQFCNFFSVQRSKILFFSLGDVVLSYVWPLVHFHEMHSVILLDR from the exons ATGGAAGCGGAGAAGAGGGTTGCGTCAAGCAAGAAAGCCGAAAATTACAGAGACAAGAAGATGACGAGGAAAGAG ATACTGGAAAAGAAGAGGAAAGTGCAAGAGATAACCAAAGCTGCTGTTTCTAAGAAAGACCCTCTTTCTTCATTTCCATCTTTTCACCATTACAACACAAAGG ATTTGTCTGTGTACTTGGACTCTGGACGCGGAGATAACCTCTCTTCTTCAGTAAAGCAGTATATTCAAAACCTTCTCAAG GTGAATATGGAGCCGGCATATGGAACAGAATGGCCTGAAGAAGAGAAAGTAAAGCGCAGGCAGATGGTTTCTTCTGAAGCTCGTTATATATTTGTCTATGAGACCGTAAATGCGGATGCCAACATTATGTTCAAATTATCAAAGAAAGGAAGGAGTAACGCAGACGGTACAGATGATAAGGGTCATCTTGTGGCTTTTGTACATTATCGCTTCACCATCGAGGAAGAAATTCCTGTTCTTTATGTGTATGAATTACAGCTTGAGCACCGTGTTCAGGGGAAGGGGCTGGGAAAGTTCTTAATGCTGCTAATTGAGCTGATTGCTCAGAAG AGCAAAATGAGTGCCGTGGTGCTAACTGTTCAGAAAGCAAACATGACGGCAATGAACTTTTATAGGAATAAGCTAAG GTACCTGATATCTATCATGTCACCTTCACAG ATGGGGCTACAGTCCAATTATGAGATTCTTTGCAAGTCATTTAATTATGAAGCTAAAGCTGTACTAGAG ATGAAATTTCTCAAATGGAACAAACTACAATCTATGTTATGGTCAAGGTTCCAGTTCTGTAATTTCTTTTCGGTTCAACGATCGAAGATTCTCTTTTTCTCTCTTGGTGATGTTGTTTTGTCATATGTATGGCCACTGGTTCATTTCCATGAAATGCACAGTGTTATCCTATTGGATAGATGA
- the LOC104110267 gene encoding uncharacterized protein isoform X3, producing MEAEKRVASSKKAENYRDKKMTRKEILEKKRKVQEITKAAVSKKDPLSSFPSFHHYNTKDLSVYLDSGRGDNLSSSVKQYIQNLLKVNMEPAYGTEWPEEEKVKRRQMVSSEARYIFVYETVNADANIMFKLSKKGRSNADGTDDKGHLVAFVHYRFTIEEEIPVLYVYELQLEHRVQGKGLGKFLMLLIELIAQKSKMSAVVLTVQKANMTAMNFYRNKLRYLISIMSPSQMGLQSNYEILCKSFNYEAKAVLEITEYKVIQNPSCEASYKVLACQLDDNETCEEVA from the exons ATGGAAGCGGAGAAGAGGGTTGCGTCAAGCAAGAAAGCCGAAAATTACAGAGACAAGAAGATGACGAGGAAAGAG ATACTGGAAAAGAAGAGGAAAGTGCAAGAGATAACCAAAGCTGCTGTTTCTAAGAAAGACCCTCTTTCTTCATTTCCATCTTTTCACCATTACAACACAAAGG ATTTGTCTGTGTACTTGGACTCTGGACGCGGAGATAACCTCTCTTCTTCAGTAAAGCAGTATATTCAAAACCTTCTCAAG GTGAATATGGAGCCGGCATATGGAACAGAATGGCCTGAAGAAGAGAAAGTAAAGCGCAGGCAGATGGTTTCTTCTGAAGCTCGTTATATATTTGTCTATGAGACCGTAAATGCGGATGCCAACATTATGTTCAAATTATCAAAGAAAGGAAGGAGTAACGCAGACGGTACAGATGATAAGGGTCATCTTGTGGCTTTTGTACATTATCGCTTCACCATCGAGGAAGAAATTCCTGTTCTTTATGTGTATGAATTACAGCTTGAGCACCGTGTTCAGGGGAAGGGGCTGGGAAAGTTCTTAATGCTGCTAATTGAGCTGATTGCTCAGAAG AGCAAAATGAGTGCCGTGGTGCTAACTGTTCAGAAAGCAAACATGACGGCAATGAACTTTTATAGGAATAAGCTAAG GTACCTGATATCTATCATGTCACCTTCACAG ATGGGGCTACAGTCCAATTATGAGATTCTTTGCAAGTCATTTAATTATGAAGCTAAAGCTGTACTAGAG ATAACTGAGTACAAGGTGATTCAAAATCCGTCCTGCGAAGCATCTTACAAAGTTCTAGCATGTCAGCTTGACGATAATGAAACCTGTGAAGAGGTAGCATAA
- the LOC104110267 gene encoding uncharacterized protein isoform X7, protein MEPAYGTEWPEEEKVKRRQMVSSEARYIFVYETVNADANIMFKLSKKGRSNADGTDDKGHLVAFVHYRFTIEEEIPVLYVYELQLEHRVQGKGLGKFLMLLIELIAQKSKMSAVVLTVQKANMTAMNFYRNKLRYLISIMSPSQMGLQSNYEILCKSFNYEAKAVLEMKFLKWNKLQSMLWSRFQFCNFFSVQRSKILFFSLGDVVLSYVWPLVHFHEMHSVILLDR, encoded by the exons ATGGAGCCGGCATATGGAACAGAATGGCCTGAAGAAGAGAAAGTAAAGCGCAGGCAGATGGTTTCTTCTGAAGCTCGTTATATATTTGTCTATGAGACCGTAAATGCGGATGCCAACATTATGTTCAAATTATCAAAGAAAGGAAGGAGTAACGCAGACGGTACAGATGATAAGGGTCATCTTGTGGCTTTTGTACATTATCGCTTCACCATCGAGGAAGAAATTCCTGTTCTTTATGTGTATGAATTACAGCTTGAGCACCGTGTTCAGGGGAAGGGGCTGGGAAAGTTCTTAATGCTGCTAATTGAGCTGATTGCTCAGAAG AGCAAAATGAGTGCCGTGGTGCTAACTGTTCAGAAAGCAAACATGACGGCAATGAACTTTTATAGGAATAAGCTAAG GTACCTGATATCTATCATGTCACCTTCACAG ATGGGGCTACAGTCCAATTATGAGATTCTTTGCAAGTCATTTAATTATGAAGCTAAAGCTGTACTAGAG ATGAAATTTCTCAAATGGAACAAACTACAATCTATGTTATGGTCAAGGTTCCAGTTCTGTAATTTCTTTTCGGTTCAACGATCGAAGATTCTCTTTTTCTCTCTTGGTGATGTTGTTTTGTCATATGTATGGCCACTGGTTCATTTCCATGAAATGCACAGTGTTATCCTATTGGATAGATGA